A genomic window from Nicotiana sylvestris chromosome 11, ASM39365v2, whole genome shotgun sequence includes:
- the LOC104211810 gene encoding peroxidase 57-like, giving the protein MMAAKARISAAILLVCIILPLLASAFLDHLPEFLEHDSRNKDVTIRGDNNIVRANDNDFTLPRSHEKKNERSLREKKSKKKKHKKKKNKKGKKSHKDKIFDFDHIFGGNQQEGDEFSPYLQPFDVPQTTEEQEQTENYDGLREGFYQKTCPQAENIIRNGLIRAFQNDSTIAAALPRLLLHDCFVNGCDGSILLDTTPSGARVEKLAGTNGATVKGFELIDEIKAELERQCPGIVSCSDILAYLSRDAFVLSGLPNYNVLGGRRDGMESNEANVVGNLPLPGDTVDQMIDLFQKKGLNSEDLVVLIGAHSIGVAHCFNFLYRLDEPEKAQMLDPRLAGVMRFICTNQMNTLPFDPTTQYKMDSIFYKQLMMKKGLIESDQILAQDIRTRGLVQKFGDDEMGWFDKFGKAMNKLGAIEVLTGNQGQIRRQCRAVN; this is encoded by the exons ATGATGGCAGCTAAGGCTAGGATTTCTGCAGCTATTTTACTAGTTTGCATTATCCTTCCTTTGCTAGCCTCAGCATTTCTTGATCATCTTCCTGAATTTCTAGAACATGATTCTAGAAATAAAGATGTAACAATCCGTGGTGATAATAATATTGTTCGTGCCAATGACAATGACTTTACTCTTCCTCGCTCACATGAGAAAAAGAATGAAAGATCTTTAAGAGaaaagaagtcaaagaagaagaagcataagaagaagaagaacaagaagggAAAGAAATCACACAAAGataaaatttttgattttgacCATATTTTTGGAGGAAACCAACAAGAAGGAGATGAATTTTCCCCTTATTTGCAACCATTTGATGTGCCTCAAACAACAGAAGAACAAGAACAGACCGAGAATTATGATGGATTACGTGAGGGATTTTACCAGAAAACATGTCCTCAAGCAGAGAATATTATAAGAAATGGTCTAATCAGGGCCTTTCAGAATGACTCTACCATTGCTGCTGCATTACCTCGCCTTCTCTTGCATGATTGCTTTGTCAAT GGATGTGATGGGTCGATATTACTAGATACAACACCCAGTGGTGCAAGAGTGGAGAAGTTAGCAGGCACAAATGGTGCTACAGTCAAGGGATTTGAACTCATAGACGAGATCAAAGCCGAGCTCGAGAGACAATGCCCTGGCATTGTCTCCTGCTCTGATATTTTGGCATACTTGTCGCGCGATGCCTTTGTTTTATCAGGCCTCCCCAATTACAACGTGCTAGGTGGTCGACGCGATGGCATGGAATCCAATGAAGCAAACGTTGTTGGAAACCTACCACTTCCTGGCGACACAGTGGATCAAATGATTGATCTTTTTCAAAAGAAAGGCCTAAATTCGGAAGATTTGGTTGTCCTAATTGGTGCACATTCAATTGGAGTAGCCCATTGTTTCAACTTCCTTTACAGATTGGACGAACCAGAGAAGGCACAAATGTTAGATCCAAGGCTTGCTGGAGTCATGAGATTTATTTGTACTAACCAAATGAATACCTTACCTTTTGATCCCACAACACAGTACAAGATGGATTCAATTTTCTACAAGCAACTAATGATGAAGAAAGGGTTGATTGAATCGGATCAAATACTGGCTCAAGATATTAGAACGAGGGGCTTGGTGCAAAAGTTTGGTGATGATGAAATGGGATGGTTTGATAAGTTTGGTAAGGCTATGAATAAATTGGGAGCAATTGAAGTGCTCACTGGAAACCAAGGCCAGATCAGGAGACAGTGTAGAGCTGTTAACTGA